From the genome of Mustela lutreola isolate mMusLut2 chromosome 16, mMusLut2.pri, whole genome shotgun sequence, one region includes:
- the SLC38A8 gene encoding putative sodium-coupled neutral amino acid transporter 8 gives MRLCCWSKPALCPWMAEDHVTLKSGFGAMEGATGSRPGLPEKPVPTAASPTLSSLGAVFILLKSALGAGLLNFPWAFYKAGGVTPAFLVELVSLVFLISGLVILGYAASVSGQATYQGVVGDLCGPTIGKLCEACFIVNLLMISVAFLRVIGDQLEKLCDFLLPSAPPALQPWYAEQRFTLPLLSALVILPLSAPREIGFQKYTSILGSLAACYLALVVMVQYYLGPPGLVREPRPAARPSSWTSVFSVFPTICFGFQCHEAAVSIYCSMRRRSLSHWALVSVLSLLACCLIYSLTGVYGFLTFGTDVSADILMSYPGNDVVIIVARALFGVSIVTVYPIVLFLGRSVMQDFWRRSCCRAGGPGALAEPSGPWVRGLLTVLWVAVTLAMALFLPDLSEIIGIIGGISSFFIFIFPGLCLICAVGVEPVTPRVKCCLEVWGAVSVLVGTFIFGQSTVAAALELF, from the exons ATGCGGCTGTGCTGCTGGAGCAAGCCTGCGCTCTGTCCGTGGATGGCTGAGGACCATGTGACCTTGAAGTCTGGGTTTGGGG CCATGGAGGGAGCCACAGGCAGCCGCCCAGGCCTCCCGGAGAAGCCAGTTCCCACGGCTgccagccccactctgtcctcgcTGGGCGCTGTCTTCATCCTCCTGAAGTCTGCGCTGGGGGCCGGCCTGCTCAACTTCCCCTGGGCCTTCTACAAGGCGGGTGGGGTGACCCCTGCCTTCCTGGTGGAGCTG GTCTCCTTGGTCTTCCTCATCAGCGGGCTGGTCATCCTGGGCTACGCTGCTTCCGTCAGTGGCCAGGCCACCTACCAGGGTGTGGTCGGAGACCTGTGCGGCCCCACCATTGGGAAGCTGTGTGAGGCCTGCTTCATTGTCAACCTGCTCATGATCTCCGTGGCCTTCCTCAGGGTGATTGGGGACCAGCTGGAGAAGT TGTGCGACTTCCTGCTGCCCAGTGCCCCGCCGGCCCTGCAGCCCTGGTACGCCGAGCAGCGCTTCACCCTGCCCCTGCTGTCCGCACTGGTCATCCTGCCGCTGTCCGCCCCGCGGGAGATCGGGTTCCAGAAATACACGAG CATCCTAGGCTCCCTGGCCGCCTGCTACCTGGCCCTGGTCGTCATGGTGCAGTACTACCTTGGGCCCCCAGGCCTCGTCCGTGAGCCCCGCCCTGCAGCAAG GCCCTCCTCCTGGACCTCCGTGTTCAGCGTCTTCCCGACCATCTGCTTCGGATTCCAG TGTCACGAGGCCGCGGTGTCCATCTACTGCAGCATGCGCCGCCGGAGCCTTTCCCACTGGGCCCTGGTCTCCGTGCTGTCCCTGCTGGCCTGCTGCCTCATCTACTCGCTCACAG GGGTTTATGGCTTCCTGACCTTCGGGACGGACGTTTCTGCCGACATCTTGATGTCCTACCCTGGCAACGACGTCGTCATCATCGTGGCCCGGGCTCTCTTCGGGGTCTCCATTGTGACTGTCTACCCCATCGTGCTCTTCCTGGGGAG GTCGGTGATGCAGGATTTCTGGAGGAGGAGCTGCTGCCGGGCAGGTGGGCCCGGGGCCCTGGCGGAGCCCTCAGGGCCGTGGGTCCGGGGGCTGCTGACCGTGCTGTGGGTGGCCGTGACGCTGGCCATGGCCCTGTTCCTGCCCGACCTCAGCGAGATCATCGGCATCATCGGGGGCATCAGTtccttcttcatcttcatcttcccAG GCCTGTGCCTCATTTGTGCTGTCGGCGTCGAGCCCGTGACTCCGCGCGTCAA GTGCTGCTTGGAGGTGTGGGGAGCGGTCTCCGTGCTTGTGGGCACCTTCATCTTCGGGCAGAGCACGGTGGCCGCGGCCTTGGAGCTCTTCTGA